The proteins below come from a single Clupea harengus chromosome 21, Ch_v2.0.2, whole genome shotgun sequence genomic window:
- the LOC122128512 gene encoding adhesion G-protein coupled receptor G7-like isoform X1, giving the protein MEIFFFVLHRKSRKSAPTILLVSICVCMTIYYFLFLFGIKNPNASLDRDIRASEENTIPSSDLHQEPDKGPCTAFTALMQYFLLATFTWNTLYAGHIFVLIRKTLSGPPRGSLAVSIAIGWGFPAVVVAITLGVTYRVDDPLGYRREEFCWLAALNQDEEFDFGKPLFWGFLLPVAIMLLLNTTVLIYFGISTCKKDPLLSR; this is encoded by the exons atggagatttttttttttgtccttcacAGAAAGTCCAGAAAGAGTGCTCCCACAATCCTCCTggtcagcatctgtgtgtgtatgaccatctattacttcctcttcctgtttggaATCAAAAACCCCAATGCCAGTTTAGACCGGGACATCAGAGCGTCAGAGGAAAACACCATCCCGTCCTCTGACCTCCACCAGGAGCCTGACAAAGGGCCCTGCACTGCGTTCACTGCCCTGATGCAGTACTTCCTGTTAGCCACCTTCACCTGGAACACACTCTACGCTGGGCACATATTCGTACTCATCAGAAAAACCCTCTCAGGTCCACCGAGAGGATCCCTGGCGGTGTCCATAGCTATAGGCTGGG GATTCCCTGCTGTTGTGGTTGCAATCACACTGGGAGTGACTTACAGAGTGGATGATCCTTTGGGCTATCGACGAGAAGAGTT CTGTTGGCTTGCGGCTCTGAACCAAGATGAGGAGTTTGACTTCGGAAAGCCACTTTTTTGGGGCTTTTTGCTTCCAGTAGCTATTATGCTGCTTTTGAATACTACAGTGTTAATATACTTTGGAATTTCTACATGCAAGAAGGATCCCCTGTTAAGCAGGTAA
- the LOC122128512 gene encoding adhesion G-protein coupled receptor G7-like isoform X2, producing the protein MEIFFFVLHRKSRKSAPTILLVSICVCMTIYYFLFLFGIKNPNASLDRDIRASEENTIPSSDLHQEPDKGPCTAFTALMQYFLLATFTWNTLYAGHIFVLIRKTLSGPPRGSLAVSIAIGWGFPAVVVAITLGVTYRVDDPLGYRREEL; encoded by the exons atggagatttttttttttgtccttcacAGAAAGTCCAGAAAGAGTGCTCCCACAATCCTCCTggtcagcatctgtgtgtgtatgaccatctattacttcctcttcctgtttggaATCAAAAACCCCAATGCCAGTTTAGACCGGGACATCAGAGCGTCAGAGGAAAACACCATCCCGTCCTCTGACCTCCACCAGGAGCCTGACAAAGGGCCCTGCACTGCGTTCACTGCCCTGATGCAGTACTTCCTGTTAGCCACCTTCACCTGGAACACACTCTACGCTGGGCACATATTCGTACTCATCAGAAAAACCCTCTCAGGTCCACCGAGAGGATCCCTGGCGGTGTCCATAGCTATAGGCTGGG GATTCCCTGCTGTTGTGGTTGCAATCACACTGGGAGTGACTTACAGAGTGGATGATCCTTTGGGCTATCGACGAGAAGAGTTGTGA